The Microlunatus antarcticus genome window below encodes:
- a CDS encoding fumarate reductase/succinate dehydrogenase flavoprotein subunit has product MSDQGEEKHGLRDRVVGTWRHAVDSAKDSVGDLINSVDADLVYDQGDDIADTKAPKVDIAQRWDERKFSAKLVNPANRRKLSVIIVGTGLAGASAAATLGEAGYNVTSFCYQDSPRRAHSIAAQGGINAAKNYRNDGDSTYRLFYDTVKGGDFRSRESNVYRLAQVSTNIIDQCVAQGVPFAREYGGLLDNRSFGGVQVSRTFYARGQTGQQLLLGAYQALERQIAAGTVKMHTRHEMLELVVVDGKARGIVVRNMVTGEIDTHMADAVVLASGGYGNVFYLSTNAMGCNVTATWRAHRKGAYFANPCYTQIHPTCIPVSGDYQSKLTLMSESLRNDGRIWVPKSGEDKRDPREIPEDERDYYLERIYPAFGNLVPRDIASRAAKNVCDEGRGVGPGGLGVYLDFADAIDRLGQKSVEAKYGNLFDMYAQITGENPYETPMRIYPAVHYTMGGLWVDYDLQSSIPGLFVTGEANFSDHGANRLGASALMQGLADGYFVLPNTINDYLAAGPFPKVEASHPAVAEAVGSVKGRIDKLLSIKGSRTVDSFHKELGHIMWDYCGMERSEEGLRKAISRIRELKTEFWSDVRILGTGEGLNQALERAGRVADFIELGELMCIDALHRRESCGGHFRAESQTEDGEALRHDDEYAYVAAWEFGGEGERPVLHKEPLVYEYVELKSRSYK; this is encoded by the coding sequence ACTCGGCCAAGGACTCGGTCGGTGACCTGATCAACTCGGTCGACGCAGACCTCGTCTACGACCAGGGCGACGACATCGCCGACACCAAGGCGCCGAAGGTCGACATCGCGCAGCGGTGGGACGAGCGCAAGTTCAGCGCCAAGCTGGTCAACCCGGCCAACCGCCGCAAGCTCAGCGTGATCATCGTCGGCACCGGCCTGGCCGGCGCCTCGGCCGCCGCGACGCTCGGCGAGGCCGGCTACAACGTCACGAGCTTCTGCTACCAGGACAGCCCCCGCCGGGCGCACTCCATCGCCGCCCAGGGCGGCATCAACGCCGCGAAGAACTACCGCAACGACGGCGACTCGACCTACCGGCTGTTCTACGACACGGTCAAGGGCGGGGACTTCCGCTCGCGGGAGTCGAACGTCTACCGCCTCGCCCAGGTCAGCACCAACATCATCGACCAGTGCGTCGCGCAGGGTGTGCCCTTCGCCCGCGAGTACGGCGGCCTGCTCGACAACCGCTCGTTCGGCGGCGTGCAGGTGTCGCGCACCTTCTACGCGCGCGGCCAGACCGGGCAGCAGCTGCTGCTGGGGGCGTACCAGGCGCTGGAGCGCCAGATCGCCGCCGGCACGGTCAAGATGCACACCCGGCACGAGATGCTCGAGCTGGTCGTCGTCGACGGCAAGGCCCGCGGGATCGTCGTGCGGAACATGGTCACCGGCGAGATCGACACGCACATGGCCGACGCCGTGGTGCTCGCGAGCGGCGGCTACGGCAACGTCTTCTACCTCTCGACGAACGCCATGGGCTGCAACGTCACGGCCACCTGGCGGGCCCACCGCAAGGGCGCGTACTTCGCCAACCCCTGCTACACCCAGATCCACCCGACCTGCATCCCGGTGAGCGGGGACTACCAGTCCAAGCTCACGCTGATGAGCGAGTCGCTGCGCAACGACGGCCGCATCTGGGTCCCCAAGTCCGGCGAGGACAAGCGTGACCCGCGCGAGATCCCCGAGGACGAGCGCGACTACTACCTGGAGCGCATCTACCCGGCGTTCGGCAACCTGGTGCCGCGCGACATCGCGTCCCGGGCCGCCAAGAACGTCTGCGACGAGGGTCGCGGTGTCGGTCCCGGCGGGCTCGGGGTCTACCTCGACTTCGCCGACGCGATCGACCGGCTCGGGCAGAAGAGCGTCGAGGCCAAGTACGGCAACCTCTTCGACATGTACGCCCAGATCACGGGCGAGAACCCGTACGAGACGCCGATGCGGATCTACCCCGCCGTGCACTACACGATGGGCGGGCTGTGGGTCGACTACGACCTGCAGAGCTCGATCCCGGGCCTGTTCGTGACCGGCGAGGCGAACTTCTCCGACCACGGTGCCAACCGGCTCGGCGCCAGCGCGCTGATGCAGGGTCTCGCCGACGGCTACTTCGTCCTGCCGAACACGATCAACGACTACCTGGCCGCCGGTCCGTTCCCGAAGGTCGAGGCCTCCCACCCGGCCGTGGCCGAGGCCGTGGGTTCGGTCAAGGGCCGGATCGACAAGCTGCTGTCGATCAAGGGCAGCCGGACCGTTGACTCCTTCCACAAGGAGCTCGGCCACATCATGTGGGACTACTGCGGCATGGAGCGGAGCGAGGAGGGCCTGCGCAAGGCCATCTCGCGGATCCGCGAGCTGAAGACCGAGTTCTGGTCCGACGTCCGCATCCTCGGCACGGGAGAGGGTCTCAACCAGGCCCTCGAGCGCGCCGGCCGGGTCGCCGACTTCATCGAGCTGGGCGAGCTCATGTGCATCGATGCCCTCCACCGCCGCGAATCATGTGGTGGGCACTTCCGCGCCGAGTCCCAGACCGAGGACGGCGAGGCCCTGCGCCACGACGACGAGTACGCCTACGTCGCCGCGTGGGAGTTCGGCGGGGAGGGCGAACGCCCGGTCCTGCACAAGGAACCACTGGTCTACGAGTACGTCGAGCTGAAGTCGAGGTCTTACAAGTAG
- a CDS encoding succinate dehydrogenase/fumarate reductase iron-sulfur subunit yields the protein MNITVKVWRQDGPEAEGRMVPYEVEDVSEHMSFLEMLDVLNERLTMRGEEPITFDHDCREGICGSCDLVIDGVPHGPQQTTTCQLHMRSFNDGDTIDVEPFRAGPFPIIKDLMVDRSALDRIIQAGGFISAPTGTAPDAHAAPVAKNDADHAFDAATCIGCGACVAVCPNGSSMLFTSAKVTHLGLLPQGQPERKSRVVNMLNQQDAEGFGGCTNIGDCTAVCPKGIPFETISRLNRDLLGSLARGGD from the coding sequence GTGAACATCACCGTGAAGGTCTGGCGCCAGGACGGGCCCGAGGCCGAGGGCCGCATGGTCCCGTACGAGGTCGAAGACGTCTCCGAGCACATGAGCTTCCTCGAGATGCTCGACGTGCTGAACGAGCGGTTGACGATGCGCGGCGAGGAGCCGATCACCTTCGACCACGACTGCCGCGAGGGCATCTGCGGCAGCTGCGACCTGGTCATCGACGGCGTGCCGCACGGCCCGCAGCAGACGACCACGTGCCAGCTGCACATGCGCAGCTTCAACGACGGCGACACGATCGACGTGGAGCCGTTCCGGGCCGGGCCGTTCCCGATCATCAAGGACCTGATGGTCGACCGGAGCGCGCTCGACCGGATCATCCAGGCCGGCGGCTTCATCTCGGCCCCGACCGGCACCGCCCCCGACGCCCACGCGGCGCCGGTGGCCAAGAACGACGCCGACCACGCCTTCGACGCGGCGACCTGCATCGGCTGCGGCGCCTGCGTCGCGGTGTGCCCGAACGGGTCGTCGATGCTGTTCACGTCGGCCAAGGTCACCCACCTCGGGCTGCTCCCGCAGGGTCAGCCGGAGCGCAAGAGCCGCGTCGTGAACATGCTCAACCAGCAGGACGCCGAGGGCTTCGGCGGCTGCACGAACATCGGCGACTGCACGGCGGTCTGCCCCAAGGGCATCCCGTTCGAGACGATCAGCCGCCTCAACCGCGACCTGCTCGGCTCGCTCGCCCGCGGCGGCGACTGA